GTCCATATTTCTCGGACAAGAAATTTTTACATAGTGTAGTGAACGCTTGTCATCCAGCTTTCCAGGAAAGTGGTTTGCCTTCGTTGCAGGCGTAGCGTGCTTTTAGTTGCTTCATTAAGGCTGGTTTCCATTCTTTATCTATAGCAATGAAAGCTTACTTTTTAATTATGAAGCAAAAATGCAGCAGAATACCCTTGCAATACATGCAAAAGTGTGATTTCTGATTGTCCATCACGCGAATGCGTGACGTGAGTCACGGAGCGGGCGATGTGTCGGCAGCGAGTCCAGACCTTACGTCACATGAATCGCACCTGCCCCAAAGGACGCTAGGCAGTTTCCGCGAGCGTCCATCGACATACAGACCCTGCGAACGATAAGGAGCGAGCACAATGGACGACTTTCTCAAGGAAGCCTTGGAGATCGTCAAAGCACAGGCGAGCGTGCGCAATATGACCGAGGAGGAGATCATCTCCATGGTCAAGTCGTTGGCTGGAGGCATTCAAGCCATCGGAGCCAGCGAAGGCGGCGAATCCTTCAATCCGGCCGAGGATCCCAAAAAAGCAGTCAAGGAAAAGACGATCGTCTGCCTCGATTGCGGCAAGTCTTTCAAGATCCTGACCAAGAAGCATCTGTCCACTCATGGTCTCACGCCCGACCAGTACAGAGAGAAGTGGGACTATCCCAAGAAGATGCCCCTGGTCTGCAAATCCCTGCAGCGCGAGCGCCGCAAGAAGATGAAGGATATGCGCCTGTGGGAGAAACGCACTGGCACGGGCAAAGGCAAGGACAGCTAGAGCATTTGCTTTTGAAAATGCTCTGCAAGCCATGCGTCGGCATGGCTTGCCACCGCGTAGGCGTAGGCGCAATTCACTTGCGCCGTCAACGCCGGAGCGGGCGTCTTAAAAGCAATCTGCTCTATGACGGCCCTCTAGGGCGGCGTGTCCCTGGCTTCAGGCTTGTTTATCGGCTGATTGCCAAGGGCGCTCTCTGCCGCAATGCATGAAAAAGCCCCCGAAGCACAAGCTTCGGGGGCTTTTCGTAAGATCCGCGGCCATGCTGTTGCGCTATTTGCCGAGTTCAATGCTGCGTTTATAGCTGGCCTCCACGGCGTCGATGATCGCCGCGCGCACGGCCTGGCGGTCCATGTGGACCAGAGCCCGGATGGTCGTGCCCGCGGGCGAGGTGACCATCTCGCGCAGCACCGAAAGATGTTCGCCGCTCTCGGCGGCCAGCTTGCCAGAGCCGGTCAGCAGGCCGAGCACCATGTCCGTGGCCTGCGTTCTGGGCAGGCCCAGGTACACGGCCGATTCAACCAGAGCCTCCATGAAATAGAAAACATAGGCCGGACCCGAGCCGACCACGGCCGTGAATGCGTCGAACAATGTCTCGGGCAGGACATGCACCGCGCCCACGGCTGTGAACAGATCCTGCACCTGACGCTTCTGCGCCTCACTCAAGCGAGGATCGTCCAGGCATATCGCGCTCACGCCCGCGCCCACCAAGGCCGGCGTATTGGGCATGACGCGCACCACGGGACAAGCATTGCCGCTCCATTCGCGCAGCCGCGCTACGGGTATGCCGGCCGCGATGGACACCAGACACTTGGCTTCCGTGAGATGGCCGGACATGTCCTGCAGCACTGGACGCAGGTGCTGCGGTTTGACGGCGAGCACGACGTAGTCCGAGCGTTGAGCCACATCGTTGGGGGTCGCCAAAGGCTCGAGCCCGCAATCGCGCTTGAGTTCAGCGAGCTTGTCCCTGTTCAGATCCGTCCCGCAGAATTCAAGACTGCCACGCCCGGTCAGGCCACGGATGATGGCCGTGCCCATGTTGCCGGTGCCAACAAAGCCGATGACCGGGCTCATAGACTAGCCCACCAGTTCGAGATTGCTGAAGAAGTAGGCGATCTCGATGGCTGCGTTCTCCAGCGAGTCGGAGCCGTGCACCGAGTTACGCTCGATATTCTGGGCGTAGGCCTTGCGGATGGTGCCCTCGGCGGCATTCGCCGGGTTGGTCGCGCCCATGAGGTCGCGGTAGCGCTTAACGGCATTGTCGGCTTCGAGCACTGCCACCACGATGGGGCCGGAGCACATGAACCTGCACAGATCCTCGAAGAAGGGGCGCGCCTTGTGCACGGCGTAGAAGCCTCCGGCCTGCTGCTCGGACATCTGGAGCATCTTCATGCCCACGACCTTGAGCCCGGACTCCTGAACCATCTTGAGCACGGCGCCAGTCAGGTTGCGCTCCACGGCATCGGGCTTGATAATACAAAGGGTTCTTTCGGCCATTCTAGTTCCTCCAATTGGTGGGTGTAGTTGTGAACGCAGTATCAGATAAAGCTAAAAAGCGCATGATTATACAAGGAGCATCTTGTCGGAAGAGAAGGCCTCGCCTTTGAGGGCGTAGAAGCGAGCCAGCAGATCCTCGACGCGCAGGTTTCGCTTCTCCTCGCCGTCGATGTCGAGAATGATCTCGCCCTGGTGCATCATGACCAGCCGATTGCCCAGAGCCAGGGCCTGATTCATGTTATGCGTGACCATGAGCGTTGTCAGCCGTTCTTCGTCCACAACGCGCCGGGTC
This region of Desulfocurvibacter africanus subsp. africanus DSM 2603 genomic DNA includes:
- the ndk gene encoding nucleoside-diphosphate kinase, whose product is MAERTLCIIKPDAVERNLTGAVLKMVQESGLKVVGMKMLQMSEQQAGGFYAVHKARPFFEDLCRFMCSGPIVVAVLEADNAVKRYRDLMGATNPANAAEGTIRKAYAQNIERNSVHGSDSLENAAIEIAYFFSNLELVG
- the proC gene encoding pyrroline-5-carboxylate reductase, producing the protein MSPVIGFVGTGNMGTAIIRGLTGRGSLEFCGTDLNRDKLAELKRDCGLEPLATPNDVAQRSDYVVLAVKPQHLRPVLQDMSGHLTEAKCLVSIAAGIPVARLREWSGNACPVVRVMPNTPALVGAGVSAICLDDPRLSEAQKRQVQDLFTAVGAVHVLPETLFDAFTAVVGSGPAYVFYFMEALVESAVYLGLPRTQATDMVLGLLTGSGKLAAESGEHLSVLREMVTSPAGTTIRALVHMDRQAVRAAIIDAVEASYKRSIELGK
- a CDS encoding MucR family transcriptional regulator translates to MDDFLKEALEIVKAQASVRNMTEEEIISMVKSLAGGIQAIGASEGGESFNPAEDPKKAVKEKTIVCLDCGKSFKILTKKHLSTHGLTPDQYREKWDYPKKMPLVCKSLQRERRKKMKDMRLWEKRTGTGKGKDS